The Chrysemys picta bellii isolate R12L10 chromosome 10, ASM1138683v2, whole genome shotgun sequence genome segment ACAAAGCCTCCTCCTTGAGTTACCGTGTGCTCACGGGCACTGCGCTCCCCCGTGTGGTGCTAGGGTGGCTGGGGGTACAGCCCCGGGTTCTTtgcagtaagctgagctgctCTATAATTCTTTCCCCatgaattgtgggagaacctGGCTGTCCTTCCGGGCACACTgggcattgtgggaaggcattggaggactatcagcattTGAGTGGTTTACCAAAGTGGGGAGGTTACTAGCCCCAGTGAGAGCAGCACGTGGGATCTAGGCTAGATCCCAGGATGGGGCAGCCAGCCTGGGTTGAAAGCACCACTAAGTTCCGGTGAGAGGTTTTGAGGGTGGAGGGGACTGattaacatttcaggttgttgtGCAGGGGATGGTGAGAGGATAGGGTTGCTCACATGCTCATCCGATATTATCTCTCACTACTGATCACAAATACAGAAGGGTTTCCTAAGGGTGAGTGTTGTGAACAgtcattttaataatactgggcctaatcttgggacaagaacctatcTGAGTGTTAACTGGGAATTCTGAAGTAATCAGTATAATTAATACAGAATCCATAAATCAGGCAACACTAGTGTCTCAGGCCACGATCTCATAGCACCTGACACAGGCAGCTGGATGTCAGAGTTGGTTGGGGCATTTTTAgccaaatgatatttcaatgagaaatgggatggggggggggggagttgggaaaATTGAAGCCCTGTGTTTTTAGTTTTCCAACCCGCTCTAGCGCTCATCCCCCcggtacagatggggaaaggatGAGTCAGAGCTCAGAGCCAGACTCCCTGCGGCCTTCCCCCTTGTATTGTCATTTAACCCTGTGCAGAGTGGGTATGGGAGGCTCCAAGACTGAGCTCCCCCATTGCTGTGCACAGATGCAAACAGCTGGGTGCTGTGGCAAATGCTCAGTCTTgctctctaaccactagaccaccctGTCTCCCTGACACTCTCCCGGCTGCTAGTGGAGATAAAGCACTTGCGTTGCAGAGGGGTTGGATCAGggcagccaggccccagccctgaacGGGACTAAGCTGTTGGCTCCCTGCCCTTGCCTGAGCTAAAGCTATGGAGTCCTCTAGGAGTGGAATGTGAGGGCATCTCTCGATCAAGATAAACTCATTAGCTTCAGGCCTGACTGGCCACTGGCCAGTTTGCATGCGATCAGCCTCAGTGATTTGAAAGTGGGACATTAATTCTCCTGACATGCGTTCCAAGGGGGGGCTGTCATTGGCCGAGGAGGCTGCATCACCTGAAGGCTGGTGCAGGGAGAAAGGGTAGTTGTAGGTTAAGTCTCTGTCAGTGCTCTGGCTTATTCAGCAGCTTCGCTCCACCATCGCCTTGCCCCCATTTATCCTGGCAGTGCTGTTCACGCTGCCCGCGTTCAGGACTCCTCGCGGAGTTAAGGCTTTGGCagtatttgggggggggcagggaacacaCTAATCGAGGTGGGCTATCAAGATACCTCACTAGGCCCTGAATAATCCAAAGTAACTGAACAGTGGGGGCCGGTTAAATTCAGTAAATCCTCCATAAACCCATAGTCCAATCCAGGAGCCTTACTTGTGAGAAAGACGCTGTTGGGAAAATACGGTGATCTTCACCTATGTTATTGATCCTTCCCAGACTGATTCCTCTCTGCTGATGGCTAGCGGTATGGTTTCCTATAGCAAAGCAATAAACCAACCCGCTGCAGAATGGTTTGTTTTCTCCATTCCAGGTGGCAGCTTCTTTCTTCCCTTCAGCACATGTGGCACTATTGTTTGCAAGTTACCCATGAATCTGAGCTTTGTCTCTCATGGAGAAGCTATCAGTTATACAAGGTGGCAGGTAACTTGTGTCAGCCTGTGCATTTCAGCAGCCTAACAACTACTAGAAGATCCATGTCAGCTATCCCGCCCTCCTGGTTTGTTAATTTCTTGTATATTTCTCTTTTGGAATTGGCTTCAAACATTCCACGCCAGGAGATCAGCATGGCCTACTGAGCCTATTGAAAAGAACTGGTAGCCCTGATTCTGGTGTTCTGCATCCTCCTCCTGCCTGGCTGTAATGCTCACAGGGCCAAATGCAGCTGCGGTGTAACAAGAGGAAAACCCCCTGAAGTCACTGGTGATCTCTTTCTCTTCAATTGCTAGTTTAATCTGTTTAGCTGCATTCTTTTTTCTATTGTGCCTGTGATTCTGACAGACCCATTCAGGTCAGAGCAACAGGCCAATTAACTTATGTGTGAATATCAAAGGAATGTTAAGTGTACTAATTCACTGGAGTGTTCATGGGGTCAAAGGAAATACGAATGATATTGTCTGCACTTATCTATTACCTGTTGATTGCCATCAATTTACATTATGTATATCCCTGTACTTAAttaaccctagatcaaaagtgGGTGTTAGTATCACTTCTGATACTGTTTCATGAAGTTCACACATCAAGTAAATTCTCATCTTAATACTTTATGCATGCCAGATAGCTGCAATTATATATTAGAGGCAAAATTAGCTAGCACtttaattaacattttgaaaCCATGCctacagccactgggaatccTGGGGCACTATGGTGCCACCTCCATAACATAAGGGGAGAGGCTGGCATCATATGGAAAACACCAGACGTTGCATGCTGGTTGGAAGCAAGTTGACCTCAGTAAGAACCGAAGGCCTCGGGTTAGGGTTGTAATTTTAAGAGAGTTGTGTGTTACCAAAGTAAGAGCGCTCAGCCTTCCAAAGCACATCGATGTCAGATTTACCCTCAGCAATCTCTACATTGCTTATTTTATAGCCTGGTGAAAAGAAAACATCTGGCTAAAATTCACGGCGCCATTAAACATCAGCTTGGAAAGGTGCATTTTTATGTGACCCGTCATCCTTCATCGGCTGGGGAAACTGTTCAGCGCCACAGCCACAACAGATCTGCTGAATTTGTCCTTGCTTGCCTCTTCCCAGGTATGTTTAATGAGTCTGGGTGGTTTTTGTTGTTTAATAACAGCTCCCCTAGCACATCAGAAATGGAGTGCCATTTCCCCCAGGCACAGGGCCCTGGATCAGAGAGAGGACTCCCGTTCTGAAATAATCATATGCACACTCTGCTGCGGCTcagctcctcagctgctgtaaactggaATAGCCAAACTGATTTGAATGGATTTTCCCCAGCCAAGGACCTGTGTCTATCGCCGTGAGCGTTGCCTGCATCCAGGCTACAGAACAGTGTCTAATCACACAGAGGTGGGGCATTAGCTCACCTTCGGCCAGGGGGTCCAGGGTGCGGATCATGAGCTGGAAGATGGTGGTGCGCATGTGGCTGTTGTGCAGAGAGGCCGAGCTGCCTCCTTGCGGTAAGGATGGCATGAGCTGTAGAACAGGGTGAACGTACAACACAGCCATTAATCCCAGGCCCCTTCGCTATTTCCCCACAGTCAGACTATTCCTGTCCTTCATTACTGTCTTTTAGTCCTGGTGAAAGCGGGATTGACGCCCCAGGAGACTGATGTCCCCGAGCCAATCAGCAGGGCCAGGACAGGCAGCAGCAATGCAggtttcccagccctgcctcactaaTGTGTCTCAGCCAGCTCCAGGGAAGAGAGAGGAGTTCAGTCTCCAGAGCCTATCCATGGCCTCTCTCcagagactgccaacaaggaGGTTCCtaaattaggccctgatccagcaaagcatatgcttaaagttgagcacatgcttaagctgTTGGCTGGCTTGGGGCCTTAGTTCCAGTTATGGTGGTTTATCTATTGTGGACTTTTGTCTGCTCGGAAGTGGACTGAGAATCTGACTAAGCCTGCCTCTCTGATCAAGTTCCCCGTATCCCCAAGAGTAGCATCAGATTACAGCACTGGGCTATCCTGAGACAACAAGCCagtttctgcctcagtttccatttgcTCAATGCCCATGGCTGCTCCTGTTCACAAAGGCAGGATTTGGTTCGTATTTCCTTACACCGAGAAGAGGACACATCCTGAAAGGAGTTTGTGTCCTTTCCTTTCCTGACCAACAGAATGGTTTCTGCTGGGTGCATCTATTTAAATTCAGGGCTGGTTCCAGTTGCAATACATCCAGATCCATATAGTGTTGCACAGACTATTATATCCACTTACCTCCAGTCTCTTGCTGTCGTCTGAGTGCTTTGCTCCATCCCTTGCAACTGACCCATTGCCTTGCTACATGGaaacaagaatataaaattgtggGAATGCCATTAGTTCTTCATCAACCTGCACGGACGCTGCCCTTGCATGGAAGTGTCTACAAATCTCTGTCTATGAGGTTTGCTCACAGAACTGGAGTCACACACTTGCCTCAATGGGAGGAACTCGCGGCCACATAGAGGAGTAGAGGGAGTGGCCTGGAAACCGTATAGATCCCCAGGGTCTGTGAGCAAGATAAAACACAGTCATATGGATCTTGTGCCAGACCCAGGATGGCCTCCCCTTCTGCAGTGCTTCCTGAGGAGTTGGATAACACTGTCTCTGTCCGCAGCATCTATGCCTTACCCATCTTCTGAGAGGGAGAGCCGGTGCAGAGGGGGTTAACCCTGCTCTGTGCAGCATTGCCTTCCACACATGGAGTCTGGGATCACATTTCTTGCTCATGGCTGGTTCCAGCACCTATACTGTTGTCTGCTGTCTCACAGCTAGAATTCTCCCTTAGTTCAAAGTGCAGGGGCCTGGGCCTTGGGTGCAGAAGACCCCATGTTTGATTCTTGCTGTTGACCATGGTGTGTGTATCGATGTATGCACGCAGCTGAGGTTCCATAGGGGTTTCCTATGGGAAATCTGCCATGTTCAGAGGGGAGCATAATTCATGGACTGGCAGCTCCTGGGCCCCACACTGACCCACCCTCAAACCATGGATCTCCAGCCCCCTCTTGCTCCCTTTGTTCAGCTTCTTTTAGGGGAGCAAGAGGGGCTTGGAGATCCACAGTTCAAGAAAGTGGCAAAACTCCTTAGAAAAACTCTGTTCCCCATTAGATCAGGTTGTCTTGCAGTATTTGCGCACATGTCTCCTGATTTACGTGGAGCGCTCTCTGTGCCACTCATCCCTTTCGGTATCATTCTTTGGTCCCTTTTCGAATTCTGTACAGAAAAGGTGCGATGACACCACAATTACACATAGCTTTCATATACCACAGGAGTCAGTAGCCTTGAGTGCTCAGCATCTAgcccaggggagggcaaactacagcccatcgGGGCTTCCAatccggcccgtgggattgccagccccgtggcgcagtggggctaaggcagactccctgcctgccctggccccgcgccactcccggaagcgccCGGCACCACAttcctgtggcccctggggaggcagagggctccatgcgctgccctcgcctgcaggcaccgtcccacacagctcccattggccgggaatggggaactgtggccaatgggagctttgggggtggtacccgcaggcgagggcagcacgcgGCAAAGCCGCGAATGAACCACctccaggagccactgccagacatgctgaACGCTTCCGGGAacggcacagggccagggcagacagcaagcctgccttagctccactgcacgccgctgccaccctggagccacttgaggtaagcggcaccaggcaggagcctgcacctctcctgcaccccaactccctgccctgaggcccctgccGCAACctacacccctcctgtaccccaaccgcctgccccaaccctacattcatggccccgcatacaatttccccacccagatgtggcccacccctgatctagcctgataGGTGAATGGGAAGGGTTGTGATCCTTATATTGTTTAGATTCAAACAACCAAAGAAATGCTCCTGTTAGCTCCTAGAATGCACATTTCAAGCCAATGTGTCTTCTATGGTTCCCGACTGCTAATGTAGGCCCTGAATCTCCACCACTGAATGGGACTGAATCATCTAGTTCCCACTAATGACAGCTGAGTGGAAAATCCCATACATCTctctgaaaatgcagaggtgcaCCTAATGGATACAGTCTGAGTTGTTCTACAGTTGAGCCCCCTTTGAATGGATTATGGACTTTTCCTTGATTTCCCCCTCACTTCCTAATATTTAGATTACATTCCCTCACCTTTTAACAATCATCAGTAAGTAAAGCAATTGTCTTAACCAACCGTTGTAGTTTTGAAAGGATTGATTAGGTTGGTCTCATGCACCCTTTCCCAAGGAGGCTCAACCTTTCCTTGTGCTTTAAGTGAGAACAAATACTCCCAACGAGGCAACAAAACAACGAGGACACTAACCTTCTTTGTGTCTTCAGAAGCGGCTACCTTCACGGGATTTCTTGTCTTGTTCACCTGTTCCTTCACCCATTGTTCTAAGTGAACGTTCCATTTCATGGTGAGCACATAGAGGATGTAGGCACTCAACAAAAGGATGCTTTCCCACCAAACAATGAAGCTGTCTAAGAAAAACAGGATGAGCATCAGTAAGTCTAGAATGTAGAACGAGACGTCTCTAAACAAGGGCCACCAGGTCAGGTGGAGTATCTCCCTCGAGAAAAGGGCACAGGTGCCAATGACAAAAAGAATATTAAACACCGCTGAGCCTACAATGGTGCCAATGCCCACGTTGCTGTGTGAGATGAAGACACCTATGAGAGAGGTGAAGAGTTCTGGTGCTGATCCGCCTGCTGCCATGAAGGTGGCCCCTGCCACATCATCGGAGATCTGCAATTTCTCCGTGATTACATCCAAGGCGGGGACAAAATATTCATCACACACTATGGCCAAGGCCACAAACACATACATCATGCCAAAGATGTGAAGTATGACCCACCCTTTCCTGCGCTCCTCCAAGCTAAAAAGGTCTTCAGGGTATTCTCCGTGGGAGGGGGGTGTTGGGTAACTTCCCTCTTCATCCAGGTGGGTCAGATTGACACTTCCTAGGGGTGGGGTTGCATTTGCTGATGATGTGATGGGCATGGTTGGCGTAGGGTCCACATATACACAATGCCTTATCTTGGATGCTGTTGTTCCATTGTCCGCTGCAACGGCTTTGTTGCTGGAAAGGTCCCTGGTGGTCACTTTCACTTGGTCCTCAGGCTGAGATGCTGTCCAAGGTGCTGAATGAATTTTAGGGCCACAGAGAAGCTGATAGATGGAAAAAGCCAACACCATGGCCAATAGGAAAAGAACCCGATTCCTCTGAAGCCTTCTCCTCAGTGGTACATGCATTTCCCGAATGCTCACGAATCTGATCAATGTTCCTGGAGCCAATGGAGACTTCTCCTGGTCACCAAACTGCATTTACACCTATCATTGGGAGTTTCTTGCTGCTCCTAGATGTGGGGATCTCAACAGGACCGGAACTGCATGCTACAAAAAGTGTAGAATCCTAAAAAAGAAGAAGTTTTAATGTGAAACACATAGTGCAAGGATCTCCTGTCACCTAACTCAACTCAACCCATTATTAACTGGCATTATGTTTGCATTATACAAGATGGGCCCAAACTGGCAAATTCAGATCTAGATCCAGCTTTCAACCCCCTCATTTCCCAAAGTTTGGGGCTGTACAGATCTGGCATTTCGGTTTGGCTCATTACGGAGATGAGCCAGCCACAACATTCAGCTCTGTATCTGAATTCTGCTCTCCCCCATCACTTCGACCCACAAAGCTCAGGGTTCTTCAGATCTGGGTTTTGATTTGGGTCCAACGGATAGTTTGTAGCACTCTGCTCAGTGCTTTATAAGCATATAAGtcaacatggtccctgccccaaggagcttacttACAGTCTAAATCACTATAGAAGATTAAGTACTAAGGAGGAACCCAACATGTTAAATCCACTCTACATACAGGCCAGTTACTTACCTATATAAGCTTGACACGTT includes the following:
- the SLC24A1 gene encoding sodium/potassium/calcium exchanger 1, with the translated sequence MQFGDQEKSPLAPGTLIRFVSIREMHVPLRRRLQRNRVLFLLAMVLAFSIYQLLCGPKIHSAPWTASQPEDQVKVTTRDLSSNKAVAADNGTTASKIRHCVYVDPTPTMPITSSANATPPLGSVNLTHLDEEGSYPTPPSHGEYPEDLFSLEERRKGWVILHIFGMMYVFVALAIVCDEYFVPALDVITEKLQISDDVAGATFMAAGGSAPELFTSLIGVFISHSNVGIGTIVGSAVFNILFVIGTCALFSREILHLTWWPLFRDVSFYILDLLMLILFFLDSFIVWWESILLLSAYILYVLTMKWNVHLEQWVKEQVNKTRNPVKVAASEDTKKQGNGSVARDGAKHSDDSKRLELMPSLPQGGSSASLHNSHMRTTIFQLMIRTLDPLAEENKAEAELATTVQVTPASDSNLSVVEDEHNVDTPPGGQLSPDIQGSSSEEEEDCDEESEDEDEGEENDEPLSLEWPETRRKQALYLFLLPVVFPLWLTVPDVRNPRSRNFFAITFLGAIIWIAAFSYLMVWWAHQVGETIGISEEIMGLTILAAGTSIPDLITSVIVARKGLGDMAVSSSVGSNIFDITVGLPVPWFLYSVFNGLSSVAVSSNGLFCAIVLLFLMLLFVIISIALSKWKMNKLLGLTMFALYFVFLIISVMLEERIISCPISV